In Blastococcus saxobsidens DD2, the genomic stretch CGTCGATCCCGTTCCTGCCTGCCGGCGCTGCTCCTCACCGTGGGCCTGCTGGCCGCCGGCTGCGGAGGCACGGTGGACGGCGTTCCCGAGGAGCACGACCACTCCGCCGGCGCGCCGGCGGCGGTCGAGGCGCCGGAGGACGAGTACGCCGGGCTGGACCTGGCCGAGCCCTACCGCCGGCCGTCGATGACCCTCACCGACACCACCGGGGCCCCGTACGACTTCAAGGCGGCCACCGGTGGCAAGCCCACGCTGCTGTTCTTCGGATACACGAACTGCCCCGACATCTGCCCTACCACGATGGCCGACATCGCGGTGGCGCTGCGGGGGGTGGAGCCGGAGCTGGCCGAGCAGGTCCAGGTGGTGTTCGTGACGACCGATCCGGCCACCGACACCCCGGAGGTGCTCGGCGAGTACCTCGACCGGTTCGACGCCGACCTGCCCACGTCCTTCGTCGGGCTCACCGGTGACCAGGCGGCCATCGACCAGGCCCAGCTGGCAGCCGGCGTCCCGCAGGCGGAGGACGACGGCCGCCTGCACTCGACGCTGCTGTTGCTGTACGGCGCCGACGACGCGGCGCACGTGGCCTTCGACGCGGGCAACACCGCCCGCGACATCGCCGACGACCTCCGCGCGGTGGCGGGCGCGTGAGCCGCCTGCTCGGCCGGCTGCTGACCGTCCTGGCCGGCATCCTCGCGCTGCTCGGGCCGGCCGGCCCTGCAGCGGCCCACGTGGGCGGGGAGGCGGCCGGGAGCGACTTCGACGGCCGGGTGGTCGCGCTGACCCCGGAGCTGCCGGGGGTGGGCGTCCGCGTGCTGCAGTTCGGGGACGAACTCGAGCTGGTGAACGACTCGGGTACCGAGGTGCTGGTCCCGGGCTACTCCGGCGAGCCCTACCTGCGGATCGGGCCCGAGGGGGTCTGGCGCAACGCGCACAGCCCGGCCACGTACATCAACCTCGACCGCTACGGCCGGACGGCGCTGCCCGAGCACGCCGATCCGGATGCCACGGCGCGGTGGGAGCAGGTCTCGACGCAGCCGGAGTACGTGTGGCACGACCACCGCACGCACTGGATGAGCGAGGACGTGCTGCCGCCCCGGGTGGCCGCCGACCCGACCCGGGAGCACGTCGTCTCGGAGTGGGTCGTGCCGCTCCGGCACGGGGAGGTCGAGGCCGAGATCGCGGGGGTGCTCACCTGGAGCCCGCCCCCCTCGCCCTGGCTGGTGTGGCCACTGGTCGCCGGGCTGCTCGCGGTGGCGGTCACCGCCGGGCTGGTGGCGCGGACGCCGCGGTTGCTGGGCGCCCTGCTCGGTGCCGGCGCGCTGGCCGCCCTGTGGCACGCGCTCGCGACCCCGGAGCCGTCGGTGACCACGGGATCCCATGCCGGAGCCATCGTCTCGGCACTCATGCCGGCGACCGCCGCGCTGCTGTGCGCGGTCCTGGGCGTGCGCGCAGCCCTGCGCGGCAACGGCGCGATGACCAGTCTGCTGGCCGTCGTCACCGGCTGGTTGCTGCTCGTGCAAGGGCTGCCCGACGTCGACGTCCTGTGGTCGGCCAACGTCCTCTCCGCCGGGCCGCAGGCCCTCGCCCGGGTCGCGGTGGGGGTGCTGGCGGCGCTGGGCATCGGGCTGCTGATCGGCGGGATCGCCGCCGTGCGCCGGTTCCGGGAGGACCGTGCCGTACCCGCGGGAACCGGCGCCGGCCGACCGGTGCCGGTGGCTTGACGGCGGTTCCCGCGGGCTGGGATCAGGCGATCTCGGCGACGATGTTCGGTGCCTCGCCGCCGAGCAGGGTGTTGGCCCGGACCAGGTCGCCCTCGAAGTCCACCTCGACGGCGTCGTAACCGGAGATGTCCACGGCCCGCACCCGCAGGCCGCGCTCGGCGATCGCCGTCTCGATGCCCCGCTCGAAGTAGTCCTTGTGCGAGCACGCGTCCAGGTACTCGATGAGCGTCGCCTTGTCGGCGGCGGACACGTAGTTGATGCCCACCGCTTCGCCGAGGCCCCCGCGCACGGTCTTGGACAGCTCCCGGATGTAGCCGTCGCCGTCGAGGGTGTACTTGACCTCCTCGTCGGCGACGGTGTTCGTGTCGACGCAGACGAAGCTCTGGTCGGCCGCCAGATGAGGTAGCGCCTGCTCGAGAACGGCCGGATCGAACACGACGTCCCCGTTGAGCCACAGCACGCCGCCCGCACGGGTGGTGCGTAGTGCCCGGAGCAGGCTCTTCGACGTGTTGGTCACCGCGAAGTCGGGGTTGTAGGCGAACAGCAGGTCGGGAGCGGCCTGCATCACCAGGTCGCTCCGGTACCCGACCACTGCGGTGATCGACACGTCTGCGCCGAGGACGGCGCGCAGGCCCTCGAGCTGCCGCTGCAGGATGCTGCGCCCGTCGTTGAGCCGGGTCAGGGGCTTGGGCTCCTGCCGGCCGAGCCGGGTGCCCATCCCTGCGGCGAGGATCACGGTCTGCACCGACGACGCCGACTGGCGGCCCGCTGGCGTGCGGGTCAGATAGGGAGACAGACGCCGACGGACGGGCTCGAGCACACGGCCACCGGTCCGCACGGACGTCATCTCCCTCAGGGTCGGTCTGGTGGTCTGCACGGCCGCTGTCGCAGCCGGGAGGATCAGGTCGAGGACGCGCCGCGTGGCGGCGCCGTCCTCCAGGTGGCAGAACGTCTCGCGGAACCGGGCGTAGCGCTCGGCGTGCTCCGCGGTGACCGCGTCGATGTCCGCGATGGCCTCGACCAGCTCCGTGCTGGTGGACACCAGCGGACCGGGCGCGACCTCTGCCAGGTCGAAGTAGAAGCCGCGGAGCCGATCGCGGTAGCGCTCCAGGTCGTAGGTGAAGAACAGCAGCGGCTTGCCCGTGATGGCGAAGTCGAACATCGTCGAGGAGTAGTCGGTGACCATCAGGTCGGCGGCGAGGTACAGGTCGCGGACGTCGGGATGGTCGGAGACGTCGATCACCGGGGCCCCCGGAGGGATCGGCATGCGGCCGGCGACCATGCTGT encodes the following:
- a CDS encoding SCO family protein, producing the protein MSSAARRRSRSCLPALLLTVGLLAAGCGGTVDGVPEEHDHSAGAPAAVEAPEDEYAGLDLAEPYRRPSMTLTDTTGAPYDFKAATGGKPTLLFFGYTNCPDICPTTMADIAVALRGVEPELAEQVQVVFVTTDPATDTPEVLGEYLDRFDADLPTSFVGLTGDQAAIDQAQLAAGVPQAEDDGRLHSTLLLLYGADDAAHVAFDAGNTARDIADDLRAVAGA
- a CDS encoding CDP-glycerol glycerophosphotransferase family protein, encoding MKVTYYSFRGLFADNPRALYEELAERDGRAHAHTWLCTPQTQHMFPPEVETVRYGTPEARAALEQADLVIANDCISMPWTKRPGSRYLQTWHGTPLKRIHHDVQGGPEGWLTMADLDVARWDLLLSPNSATTERLRKAFGYTGPVHETGYPRNDLLSSPRRDEVRAKVRAGLGIGAHQTAVLYTPTWRDDLVFAGDGRPEFEFPIDLDQFSARLGQDHVLLLRLHSMVAGRMPIPPGAPVIDVSDHPDVRDLYLAADLMVTDYSSTMFDFAITGKPLLFFTYDLERYRDRLRGFYFDLAEVAPGPLVSTSTELVEAIADIDAVTAEHAERYARFRETFCHLEDGAATRRVLDLILPAATAAVQTTRPTLREMTSVRTGGRVLEPVRRRLSPYLTRTPAGRQSASSVQTVILAAGMGTRLGRQEPKPLTRLNDGRSILQRQLEGLRAVLGADVSITAVVGYRSDLVMQAAPDLLFAYNPDFAVTNTSKSLLRALRTTRAGGVLWLNGDVVFDPAVLEQALPHLAADQSFVCVDTNTVADEEVKYTLDGDGYIRELSKTVRGGLGEAVGINYVSAADKATLIEYLDACSHKDYFERGIETAIAERGLRVRAVDISGYDAVEVDFEGDLVRANTLLGGEAPNIVAEIA